One genomic segment of bacterium includes these proteins:
- a CDS encoding T9SS type A sorting domain-containing protein, protein MESRLMKAIRKAVGLVLLVFCAQSANAQVGWLIGVVTHEVGGTRDTIGGAVVHLDYLDDVAGLARDGVTSSQGQFSFDNLPTGVYSVTARAPNLGFATEIVEVNERIPTHISLALSSGEGVGEYGGSLSARGVVVMRWSTGGGVEEYFLDVGNDSVLDYHLCFGSPWYIPSGDTVPRPEAGDTISIAGAPFSYGYPPMVIVHQLNGQFWRDSLSHGGEQGGIHYTLGCAERAPIRFEAAGTVELQREVEPLIDTVAYFFSMMDDSLQAYLDFGTPEYDPGNGVQRPLTFGQLHIVGGLIQCTYSPLLRVIVYEINGQFWRQPGDTTGLGDITVGGARGPEVAVPLRYLIVENYPNPFNPTTTIRYRTPEAGPVRVTIYDLTGRTLDEVVHGFQAAGDYSILWDGSGHPSGIYLCQIRLNERSMVRRMILLK, encoded by the coding sequence ATGGAATCAAGACTCATGAAGGCAATCCGCAAGGCAGTCGGGCTGGTCTTATTGGTGTTCTGTGCGCAGTCGGCGAATGCACAGGTCGGCTGGTTGATCGGTGTCGTGACTCACGAGGTGGGCGGTACCCGGGACACGATCGGCGGCGCAGTGGTTCATCTGGATTATCTCGACGACGTGGCCGGACTGGCCCGCGATGGAGTAACGTCCTCGCAAGGTCAGTTCTCGTTCGATAATCTGCCGACGGGTGTGTATTCCGTAACGGCACGCGCCCCGAATTTGGGCTTCGCGACCGAGATCGTCGAGGTAAACGAGCGCATTCCCACGCACATTTCGCTGGCACTATCGAGCGGCGAGGGCGTCGGCGAGTACGGCGGCAGTCTGTCGGCGCGAGGGGTGGTTGTGATGCGATGGAGTACCGGCGGCGGAGTCGAGGAGTATTTTCTCGACGTGGGAAACGACTCCGTCCTGGACTATCATCTCTGCTTCGGATCACCGTGGTACATTCCATCCGGCGATACCGTTCCACGGCCGGAGGCCGGCGACACGATTTCCATAGCGGGAGCGCCGTTCAGCTACGGATATCCGCCGATGGTGATCGTACACCAGTTGAATGGACAATTCTGGAGGGACTCGCTGAGTCACGGCGGCGAACAGGGTGGAATTCACTACACATTGGGATGTGCCGAGCGAGCGCCGATTCGGTTTGAAGCCGCCGGAACCGTGGAGTTGCAGCGCGAGGTGGAACCGCTGATTGACACGGTGGCCTATTTTTTCAGCATGATGGATGACAGCCTTCAGGCGTATCTCGATTTCGGCACGCCGGAATACGATCCGGGAAATGGAGTACAGCGACCGCTAACTTTCGGACAATTGCACATTGTGGGCGGGCTTATCCAATGCACGTATTCGCCGCTTCTGCGCGTTATCGTCTACGAAATCAACGGGCAGTTCTGGCGGCAACCGGGAGACACGACGGGACTGGGGGATATTACCGTTGGAGGCGCACGCGGTCCGGAGGTGGCGGTTCCCCTACGCTACCTGATCGTGGAGAACTATCCGAATCCCTTCAATCCGACGACAACAATACGCTATCGTACGCCCGAAGCGGGACCAGTGCGGGTCACGATCTACGACCTGACGGGACGAACGCTCGATGAGGTTGTTCACGGTTTCCAGGCCGCCGGAGACTATTCGATTCTTTGGGACGGTTCCGGGCATCCATCGGGCATCTACCTTTGTCAAATCAGGCTCAATGAACGCTCGATGGTCCGGCGTATGATCCTTTTGAAATAG